In Daphnia pulicaria isolate SC F1-1A chromosome 5, SC_F0-13Bv2, whole genome shotgun sequence, a single genomic region encodes these proteins:
- the LOC124341098 gene encoding oplophorus-luciferin 2-monooxygenase non-catalytic subunit-like isoform X2, with product MMVHIFLSSILLSLAFALTSASVEWSLVRPAIVNDKAVLPCPEDYSPCYCGDYPSFGLYVVCELVSIDAIVSVFNRTTDNDIFWLQLRPLPDLEKRGVTLPADLLSGKRARAIDLYCPSVVTGNLYSLTIDPDALTSSEDLIEYFYILGCDLGHQADFSFLNGFNKLMNLYMYGSTNIQAFQNLPILPSMGTLSINQCTGLDSIEFPAQSLPKLQQVYMTDNQIDDQTAGRILTSIVSSSSVDTVVVLSLAYNLLTEIPAQILSFTKLNDLSLSGNIIPFVSSTSLALPATRMERLAMANVSLNVIEPGALRANIVLADLTRNNLTQFESAVFQTMLQGMIILNGSLSIDSNPFECDCSLAWLIRDNRNLLPVVHGAQCSNSTRFEQLDPGGFSECVVPLLH from the exons ATGATGGTTCACATATTTCTCAGCTCAATTTTACTTTCG TTGGCTTTTGCATTGACGAGCGCCTCCGTCGAATGGAGTCTCGTCCGTCCGGCCATCGTCAACGACAAAGCCGTTTTGCCGTGCCCGGAAGATTATTCGCCGTGTTACTGCGGCGACTATCCCTCGTTCGGGCTGTACGTCGTCTGCGAACTGGTCTCCATCGACGCCATCGTGTCCGTGTTCAACCGCACCACCGACAACGACATTTTCTGGCTCCAGCTCAGACCGCTGCCCGACTTGGAGAAAAGAGGAGTCACGCTTCCGGCCGATCTGCTGAGTGGCAAACGGGCCAGAGCCATCGACCTCTACTGTCCCAGTGTCGTCACCGGAAATTTGTACAGCCTGACCATCGATCCGGACGCTCTGACATCTTCCGAGGACCTGATagaatatttttacatcctcGGATGCGATTTGGGCCATCAAGCGGATTTCAGCTTTCTGAATGGATTCAACAAGTTGATGAACTTGTACATGTACGGGTCGACCAACATCCAGGCGTTTCAAAACCTTCCCATCTTGCCCAGCATGGGAACGTTGAGCATCAATCAGTGCACAGGGCTGGACTCGATCGAATTCCCAGCTCAATCACTTCCCAAACTGCAGCAGGTCTACATGACGGACAATCAGATCGACGACCAAACGGCCGGAAGGATATTGACGTCGATCGTTTCGTCCAGTTCGGTCGACACGGTCGTTGTCCTTTCCCTAGCCTACAACCTCCTAACCGAAATTCCTGCTCAGATTCTCTCGTTCACCAAGTTGAACGATTTGAGTTTATCTGGCAATATCATCCCGTTTGTTTCCTCCACCTCCCTGGCCCTGCCAGCGACTAGGATGGAGAGATTAGCCATGGCAAACGTTTCATTAAACGTCATCGAACCAGGAGCCTTGAGAG CAAATATTGTCCTGGCCGACCTGACGAGGAACAATCTGACGCAATTCGAGTCGGCCGTCTTTCAAACTATGCTACAGGGGATGATAATATTGAATGGCAGTCTGTCTATCGATTCGA ATCCTTTTGAATGCGACTGCAGTTTGGCTTGGCTGATCCGAGACAACCGGAACTTGTTGCCCGTCGTCCACGGAGCCCAGTGTTCCAACTCGACCCGTTTCGAGCAGCTGGATCCTGGCGGATTTAGCGAATGTGTCGTCCCACTGCTGCACTAA
- the LOC124341098 gene encoding uncharacterized protein LOC124341098 isoform X1 translates to MKSDIIWLTLVMGVILIARMDLVATGAVCSDDYWPCTCKVVNTSAGVNRLQIHCDQIRYVGIVKAVFERTPSADVHSFYMTIPETSGSIPEYFFKRSIVRNMHLSCQTDRTYLSLDMYSLTSVRNFLESFHIDNCDLSYINWETFDNFHFLKSLTISRTINKGILPGHFNFPFHFNIFPGLINLNVTHLYNFENFFSDAKYPSLVNLVMNYCPSVYSSVEYLKTSLDFLRNNGFEIVEMNGNQFSDVDAEKLLNQFSYGSKETLRSFSLRENRLTRLPNIGNFPALAHLRLDNNNFTNENFSLAQLNGSRLQTLTLSSCNLKNIKPHALEVDSDHFQLKLLDLDNNNLTKFKYSVFKSILRKMADHWEDPGVIHVHRNAFDCDCHLAWLIVDNRHLLRHVRGARCSDGLAFTKLWPSQFAACNGTSGQLKPRSKHP, encoded by the exons ATGAAATCTGACATCATTTGGCTAACGTTG GTGATGGGGGTCATCCTCATCGCTCGAATGGATTTGGTTGCCACAGGTGCCGTCTGCTCAGACGATTATTGGCCTTGCACTTGTAAAGTAGTTAACACGTCAGCTGGTGTCAATCGCCTACAGATACATTGCGATCAAATCAGATACGTTGGAATCGTCAAAGCAGTGTTTGAACGCACCCCTTCAGCTGACGTGCATTCCTTTTACATGACCATACCTGAAACATCCGGTTCAATaccagaatatttttttaaacggtcCATTGTTCGAAACATGCACCTGTCTTGTCAAACAGATAGAACATATCTTTCCCTTGATATGTACTCTCTAACGAGTGTAAGAAATTTTCTCGAAAGTTTTCATATTGACAATTGCGATTTGAGCTATATCAATTGGGAAACGTTtgacaattttcattttctgaagaGTCTAACTATTTcaagaacaattaacaaagGAATTTTGCCCGGCCATTTCAACTTCCCATtccatttcaacattttccccGGTTTGATAAATTTAAACGTTACTCATTTATATAATTTCGAGAACTTCTTCTCTGATGCAAAATATCCCAGTTTAGTTAATTTAGTAATGAATTACTGTCCAAGTGTCTACTCCAGCgtggaatatttaaaaacttcGTTAGATTTTCTTAGAAATAATGGTTTTGAAATTGTCGAAATGAATGGCAACCAATTTAGTGACGTAGATGCTGAAAAATTGTTGAATCAGTTCTCCTACGGCTCTAAAGAGACTTTGCGGTCATTTTCGTTGAGGGAAAACCGTCTGACGCGATTGCCAAATATCGGCAACTTTCCCGCACTTGCCCATTTGAGACTGGACAATAACAATTTTACAAACGAGAACTTTTCCCTTGCGCAATTGAACGGAAGCAGACTTCAAACGCTAACCCTGTCCTCTTGCAATTTGAAGAACATCAAACCCCACGCACTTGAAG TCGATAGCGATCATTTCCAACTCAAATTACTTGATCTTGATAACAATAACTTAACCAAGTTCAAATATTCCGTCTTCAAAAGTATTTTGCGGAAAATGGCCGACCATTGGGAGGATCCCGGAGTTATTCACGTCCATCGCA ACGCGTTCGATTGCGACTGTCACTTGGCCTGGCTGATAGTGGATAACCGACACTTGCTGAGGCACGTCAGGGGAGCGAGATGCTCCGACGGACTTGCCTTCACCAAACTTTGGCCGAGCCAATTCGCCGCTTGTAACGGAACTTCCGGACAATTGAAGCCCCGCTCTAAACATCCTTAA
- the LOC124341096 gene encoding oplophorus-luciferin 2-monooxygenase non-catalytic subunit-like, with translation MHFKCLSLVVASLLLVMTSAMAVQSEGHRAVCPEDFSPCTCDSSAGGQNVVCDQVSIQEIKSLFSRTTAADLASFKLTTSTSEVSGIPADFLGNTRASSISIICSSTSYELTIDDNAFTSSVNFTKTVSISGCYFVQQRNFNFLSGFGDMTALNIFNSRNFTSFQGLPSQPNLYYISIVNCRGFDSLVNEGTITLSGLKNLYLYDNELNDRSAATVLSSLASASIESLEELRLYNNRLRRIPALIPSFSKLNQLMMENNNIDLIITRSLSFYNDVSYLHLGNNDIRSIEPSAFGAHRFGTVYLHQNNLTRFESYVFQTMLEGMVQAGYGSVSLYENPIDCDCHLAWLILHEPELLAVVDGGQCSDSVMFTDLNPDAFVDCPVFTCPANIDGNFPNPLSCSSYYVCSNGNNVLVECPGGLVFNPAYQLCDWAYNVPTCNA, from the exons ATGCATTTCAAATGCCTGTCACTCGTCGTTGCCAGTCTATTG CTGGTGATGACGTCTGCGATGGCAGTCCAATCTGAAGGACACCGGGCCGTTTGCCCAGAGGATTTTTCACCCTGCACTTGCGACTCTTCGGCCGGCGGCCAGAATGTCGTTTGCGACCAGGTGTCCATCCAGGAAATCAAATCTTTGTTCAGCCGAACAACAGCGGCCGATCTTGCCTCGTTCAAACTGACCACCTCGACGTCCGAAGTCAGCGGGATCCCGGCCGATTTCCTGGGCAACACGCGGGCCAGCTCCATCTCGATCATCTGTTCGTCCACTTCGTACGAATTGACGATCGACGACAACGCTTTCACCTCATCGGTAAACTTCACCAAGACGGTGTCCATCAGCGGCTGCTATTTCGTTCAACAGCGCAATTTCAACTTCTTGTCCGGTTTCGGCGACATGACGGCCCTCAACATCTTCAATTCCAGGAATTTCACCAGTTTCCAGGGTCTCCCGTCTCAACCCAACTTGTACTATATTTCCATCGTCAATTGCCGTGGGTTTGATTCGCTGGTCAACGAAGGAACAATCACTTTATCCGGATTGAAGAATCTGTATTTGTACGACAACGAATTGAACGATCGTTCGGCCGCAACAGTTCTGAGTTCCTTGGCCTCGGCTTCGATCGAATCACTGGAGGAGTTGAGGTTGTACAACAACCGACTGAGGCGAATCCCGGCACTGATCCCGTCGTTTAGCAAACTGAATCAGCTGATGATGGAGAACAACAACATTGATTTGATTATTACGCGCTCGCTGTCTTTCTACAATGACGTCAGTTATCTCCACTTGGGGAACAATGACATCCGATCCATCGAGCCGAGCGCCTTCGGAG CTCACAGATTCGGGACGGTTTATCTGCACCAAAATAATTTGACTCGGTTCGAGTCTTACGTGTTCCAAACTATGCTGGAAGGAATGGTCCAGGCTGGATACGGAAGTGTGTCCCTTTACGAAA ATCCGATTGATTGCGATTGTCATCTGGCTTGGCTCATTCTCCACGAACCGGAACTGCTGGCGGTCGTTGACGGTGGACAGTGCTCCGATTCCGTCATGTTTACTGATCTTAATCCGGATGCTTTCGTTGACTGCCCAGTATTTACGTGTCCGGCAAACATTGACGGCAATTTCCCGAATCCTTTATCTTGCTCGTCCTATTACGTGTGCAGCAACGGGAATAATGTCCTCGTC gAGTGCCCGGGTGGTCTCGTGTTTAATCCTGCTTACCAGTTATGTGATTGGGCTTACAACGTGCCAACATGTAACGCTTGA
- the LOC124341354 gene encoding uncharacterized protein LOC124341354: protein MMRVHLLVCGVVCSMFFPNAIEGVHPRGHHQTSQQRVAVPIFTIREVQDDGGPVCGNKAVQLSATSAEKKAAMELVQQFRQTSFSGKELPSNQESNKFKNKKNLARIDLQKTFYNPETKKRWMNFQIQLNQQRSKGGPTTIAHLFLEANRTYPIEAIRQGFNESLAKCAKVWLEFSPQSVPEDFKFRKPGKK, encoded by the exons ATGATGCGTGTTCACTTGTTGGTGTGCGGCGTTGTCTGCAGCATGTTTTTCCCGAATGCCATCGAAGGCGTTCATCCAAGAGGGCATCATCAGACATCTCAGCAACGAG TCGCCGTACCCATTTTCACAATCCGGGAAGTGCAGGATGATGGGGGACCGGTCTGTGGCAACAAGGCAGTGCAGCTGAGCGCCACATCCGCCGAGAAAAAAGCTGCAATGGAACTTGTCCAACAATTCCGACAGACTTCTTTCTCAGGCAAAGAACTACCCAGCAATCAAGAAtcgaacaaatttaaaaataaaaagaatctaGCTCGCATCGACCTGCAAAAGACGTTTTACAACCCTGAAACTAAGAAGCGCTGGATGAATTTTCAGATCCAGTTGAACCAACAGCGTTCAAAGGGCGGACCGACGACTATCGCTCACCTGTTTTTAGAAGCCAACCGAACGTATCCCATTGAAGCGATACGACAAGGTTTTAATGAAAGTCTGGCGAAATGCGCCAAAGTTTGGCTGGAATTTTCTCCTCAATCGGTACCTGAAGACTTTAAGTTCCGCAAACcaggaaaaaagtga
- the LOC124341391 gene encoding uncharacterized protein LOC124341391, producing MRVSLLVCAVFCILLALQECQAQKKKKKFNFTEDKLVPCGGRNSRQVDVRSSRQKRRAAEVIIAQFKRDSFGCDEQGPKTLIKHQDVRIDLQDSRWFEKQGKHWRNLQFQLNQPRVPGFPTTVATVLMECDKQFPMRYVRNAFVRSMTKCVHVWLD from the exons ATGCGTGTCTCCTTGCTCGTGTGCGCCGTTTTCTGCATCTTGTTAGCTCTACAAGAGTGTCAggctcaaaagaagaaga AAAAGTTCAATTTCACGGAGGACAAACTGGTGCCGTGTGGTGGCAGGAACAGCAGACAGGTGGACGTTCGAAGTAGCCGCCAAAAGCGCCGAGCGGCCGAGGTGATCATCGCC CAATTCAAACGAGATTCTTTCGGATGCGACGAACAAGGACCCAAGACTCTGATTAAACACCAGGACGTCCGCATCGATTTGCAGGACTCTCGTTGGTTTGAAAAACAGGGCAAGCATTGGCGCAATCTGCAATTTCAGTTAAATCAACCGAGAGTGCCAGGATTTCCGACGACTGTCGCCACGGTGCTGATGGAATGCGATAAACAATTTCCCATGCGATATGTACGAAATGCTTTCGTCAGAAGTATGACCAAGTGCGTTCATGTTTGGTTGGACTAA
- the LOC124340715 gene encoding uncharacterized protein LOC124340715 — MFTINCLAVICLSFLLLLAVEIESAPHHHALHVGSANTSRASSIPGHHHHMATPDDPTEELVMEQENADHPEAGLSGVAHPLTKRSTETVEKPNTVTIDWKSIKTTLLEMIRKLFEFVSTTFRKLRDRLLHAFCPFFPSADNQHGHPAVATFTSVDWRSAATTLFNSLNKFQHLRMNEVW; from the coding sequence ATGTTCACCATCAACTGCCTGGCTGTGATCTGCCTCTCCTTCCTGCTATTGTTGGCGGTAGAAATTGAATCTGCACCACATCACCACGCACTGCACGTCGGCTCAGCCAATACCAGCAGGGCATCCAGTATCCccggccatcatcatcacatgGCCACACCTGACGATCCAACTGAAGAGTTGGTGATGGAGCAAGAAAATGCGGATCATCCGGAAGCAGGATTATCGGGAGTCGCCCATCCATTGACGAAACGTTCGACTGAAACCGTTGAAAAACCTAACACGGTGACCATCGATTGGAAATCGATCAAGACGACCTTATTGGAGATGATTCGCAAGCTTTTCGAATTCGTGTCCACCACTTTTAGAAAATTGAGGGATCGTTTGCTGCACGCTTTCTGTCCCTTCTTCCCTTCCGCCGATAATCAGCACGGCCATCCGGCGGTTGCCACATTCACCTCCGTCGATTGGCGTTCAGCTGCGACGACCCTGTTCAACAGCCTAAACAAATTCCAACATTTACGAATGAATGAAGTTTGGTGA
- the LOC124341348 gene encoding hemoglobin and hemoglobin-haptoglobin-binding protein A-like isoform X3: MKFSASVALILLACVVYVSAYGTHRPTTHRPTYYPTRPTYRPTHRPTHRPTHRPTHRPTYRPMKNLGNSNVNINNNDNKNSNVDIASLLSELFGNQETEFPCTIGDLCYEKKNLIKSAAAAIDAKKAVEPTEKAVEKSAAPAAAPAAAPAAVPVVIPAAPAADVNFDQFANFADFQEPIFADSAEFDGSDDDFFA; encoded by the exons ATGAAGTTCTCG GCATCAGTAGCATTGATCTTATTAGCTTGCGTGGTCTACGTTTCCGCTTACGGGACCCATCGACCAACGACCCATCGTCCAACTTATTACCCAACCCGTCCAACTTACCGCCCCACTCACCGCCCTACCCATCGCCCCACTCACCGCCCCACCCATCGCCCCACCTATCGCCCAATGAAGAATCTCGGCAACTCCAATGTCAAC atcaacaacaacgacaacaagaACAGCAATGTTGACATCGCTTCGCTTTTATCCGAACTGTTCGGCAACCAGGAGACTGAATTCCCTTGCACTATCGGCGATCTCTGTtacgagaaaaagaatttgatcaaGTCGGCCGCTGCTGCCATCGACGCTAAAAAGGCCGTGGAACCAACTGAAAAGGCTGTGGAAAAAAGCGCTGCCCCAGCCGCCGCTCCTGCCGCTGCTCCTGCCGCCGTTCCTGTTGTCATTCCTGCCGCTCCTGCTGCCGATGTCAACTTTGATCAGTTCGCCAACTTCGCAGATTTCCAAGAACCTATTTTTGCGGATTCTGCTGAATTTGATGGAAGTGACGATGACTTTTTTGCTTAA
- the LOC124341348 gene encoding uncharacterized protein LOC124341348 isoform X2 — translation MKFSASAALILLLCVVYVSGYGTHRPTTHRPTYYPTRPTYRPTHRPTHRPTHRPTHRPTYRPMKNLGNSNVNINNNDNKNSNVDIASLLSELFGNQETEFPCTIGDLCYEKKNLIKSAAAAIDAKKAVEPTEKAVEKSAAPAAAPAAAPAAVPVVIPAAPAADVNFDQFANFADFQEPIFADSAEFDGSDDDFFA, via the exons ATGAAGTTCTCG gCATCAGCAGCTTTGATCTTGCTACTTTGCGTGGTTTACGTTTCCGGTTACGGGACCCATAGACCAACGACTCATCGTCCAACTTATTACCCAACCCGTCCAACTTACCGCCCCACTCACCGCCCTACCCATCGCCCCACTCACCGCCCCACCCATCGCCCCACCTATCGCCCAATGAAGAATCTCGGCAACTCCAAtgtcaacatcaacaacaacgacaacaagaACAGCAATGTTGACATCGCTTCGCTTTTATCCGAACTGTTCGGCAACCAGGAGACTGAATTCCCTTGCACTATCGGCGATCTCTGTtacgagaaaaagaatttgatcaaGTCGGCCGCTGCTGCCATCGACGCTAAAAAGGCCGTGGAACCAACTGAAAAGGCTGTGGAAAAAAGCGCTGCCCCAGCCGCCGCTCCTGCCGCTGCTCCTGCCGCCGTTCCTGTTGTCATTCCTGCCGCTCCTGCTGCCGATGTCAACTTTGATCAGTTCGCCAACTTCGCAGATTTCCAAGAACCTATTTTTGCGGATTCTGCTGAATTTGATGGAAGTGACGATGACTTTTTTGCTTAA
- the LOC124341348 gene encoding uncharacterized protein LOC124341348 isoform X1: MKFSASAALILLLCVVYVSGYGTHRPTTHRPTYYPTRPTYRPTHRPTHRPTHRPTHRPTYRPMKNLGNSNVNINNNDNKNSNVDIASLLSELFGNQETEFPCTIGDLCYEKKNLIKSAAAAIDAKKAVEPTEKAVEKSAAPAAAPAAAPAAVPVVIPAAPAADVNFDQFANFADFQEPIFADSAEFDGSDDDFFA, encoded by the exons ATGAAGTTCTCg gCATCAGCAGCTTTGATCTTGCTACTTTGCGTGGTTTACGTTTCCGGTTACGGGACCCATAGACCAACGACTCATCGTCCAACTTATTACCCAACCCGTCCAACTTACCGCCCCACTCACCGCCCTACCCATCGCCCCACTCACCGCCCCACCCATCGCCCCACCTATCGCCCAATGAAGAATCTCGGCAACTCCAAtgtcaacatcaacaacaacgacaacaagaACAGCAATGTTGACATCGCTTCGCTTTTATCCGAACTGTTCGGCAACCAGGAGACTGAATTCCCTTGCACTATCGGCGATCTCTGTtacgagaaaaagaatttgatcaaGTCGGCCGCTGCTGCCATCGACGCTAAAAAGGCCGTGGAACCAACTGAAAAGGCTGTGGAAAAAAGCGCTGCCCCAGCCGCCGCTCCTGCCGCTGCTCCTGCCGCCGTTCCTGTTGTCATTCCTGCCGCTCCTGCTGCCGATGTCAACTTTGATCAGTTCGCCAACTTCGCAGATTTCCAAGAACCTATTTTTGCGGATTCTGCTGAATTTGATGGAAGTGACGATGACTTTTTTGCTTAA
- the LOC124341282 gene encoding uncharacterized protein LOC124341282 translates to MKFSTSTAIILLVGLVCHPTPINSASLNVTTDNNDDLLVWLALFGNPNVQDPDQLLPCPDGEPCDGNKSLPSAEGGESLLADTSFIKFTAEEGFILDTSDSSVDNKQERVTYVFTERTKEDDKRSVCGRVLKDVRGTCRRGLCKAGTNVIALLTQTSFGRNENGKTLKSQGQARVDLQGMFNKYGKRWANLQVQWNGVHPSPTSFGNAFIQAETTFPIRLIRSALVRSVQKCIKVWLEVAPKKVPNDPK, encoded by the exons ATGAAGTTTTCg ACGTCAACTGCTATCATCTTGTTAGTTGGATTGGTCTGTCATCCAACTCCGATCAACAGCGCGAGCTTGAATGTCACCACCGACAATAACGACGATTTGCTGGTTTGGCTGGCACTGTTTGGCAACCCAAACGTCCAAGATCCTGATCAGCTGCTCCCTTGCCCTGATGGAGAGCCTTGTGACGGGAATAAAAGCCTTCCATCAGCGGAAGGAGGAGAAAGTCTCTTGGCTGACACATCCTTTATTAAATTCACGGCCGAGGAAGGTTTTATTCTTGACACATCAGACTCGAGTGTAGACAATAAACAGGAGCGCGTGA CTTACGTGTTCACCGAACGGACCAAGGAGGACGACAAAAGGTCGGTCTGTGGCCGTGTACTAAAGGACGTGCGGGGAACCTGTAGGAGAGGACTTTGCAAAGCGGGAACGAATGTTATCGCATTATTGACGCAGACTTCTTTCGGGAGAAATGAAAACGGGAAAACATTGAAATCCCAGGGTCAAGCACGCGTCGACCTGCAAGGTATGTTCAATAAATACGGAAAGCGATGGGCCAATTTGCAGGTCCAGTGGAACGGCGTCCATCCTTCTCCGACCTCCTTTGGCAACGCCTTCATCCAAGCCGAAACGACATTCCCCATTCGTTTAATTCGAAGCGCATTAGTCCGAAGTGTGCAGAAATGTATCAAAGTTTGGCTTGAAGTTGCCCCTAAAAAGGTTCCTAATGACCCAAAGTAG
- the LOC124340716 gene encoding uncharacterized protein LOC124340716, with the protein MVFIFCLLLALDALLLVRHFTFRAAIVCEDYSPCVCEVYQPYGLIVHCGDANGNRLSVSAHDVRNVFNRTTARHIYWLDLLSLSPENPESGDLIKIPANLLSDKTVERIAVNCSTAAGPLRLEIHPEAFNSSIQHIGHFEVAGCDLSRLKFDFLANTSRLISLSISRSVRFQGFPPALPFVSRLKSLRIYECLDFQHWNEISVRFPQLESLFLDGTLLGDRSVNQLVSSIASSPTGNDTLQQLSLWENKLTRIPEHISSFRKLSYVNFFGNSIRHVPRGSFVFHTGIPVAFLILSKNSLRRIDPGAFQGDFSEASVYIDFNQLTRFDSGVYQNLLEQMHRSASADAGLNVHNNPFACNDCHLTWLIRDNRHLLSRVHGGKCSNGTRFEDLNPKHYDYNCPSS; encoded by the exons ATGgtatttattttctgtctACTGTTGGCGTTGGACGCCCTCCTACTCGTACGACATTTTACATTTCGCGCCGCCATCGTCTGCGAAGATTATTCACCTTGCGTTTGTGAAGTTTACCAGCCGTACGGTTTAATTGTCCATTGCGGAGACGCCAATGGCAACCGACTATCCGTCAGCGCTCACGATGTCCGAAACGTTTTCAACCGCACTACAGCTCGACACATTTATTGGTTAGATCTGCTGTCGTTGTCGCCGGAGAATCCGGAATCCGGCGACCTCATCAAAATTCCGGCCAATTTGCTCAGCGACAAAACGGTCGAGCGGATTGCGGTCAACTGCTCCACCGCCGCCGGCCCTTTGCGCTTGGAAATCCATCCGGAGGCTTTCAACTCTTCCATCCAGCACATTGGACATTTTGAAGTGGCCGGATGCGATCTGAGTCGGTTGAAATTCGACTTCCTAGCCAACACTAGTCGGTTGATCAGTTTGAGCATCAGTCGATCCGTTCGTTTCCAAGGATTCCCTCCAGCGTTGCCATTCGTCTCCCGTCTCAAATCGCTGAGGATCTACGAGTGCCTGGACTTCCAGCACTGGAACGAGATCTCCGTCCGGTTCCCGCAGCTGGAATCGCTCTTCCTTGACGGAACTCTTTTGGGCGACCGTTCGGTGAATCAACTGGTCAGTTCCATCGCTTCTTCGCCGACTGGAAACGACACGCTCCAGCAGCTGAGCTTGTGGGAGAACAAACTCACCCGCATTCCGGAACACATTTCCTCTTTCAGAAAGCTGAGCTACGTCAACTTTTTCGGCAATTCTATCCGACATGTCCCGAGAGGTTCGTTCGTTTTTCACACCGGAATTCCGGTCGCCTTCCTCATTTTGTCCAAGAATTCTTTGCGCAGGATAGATCCAGGTGCTTTCCAAg GTGATTTTTCCGAAGCGTCCGTTTACATTGATTTCAAtcagttgactcgattcgacTCTGGCGTTTACCAGAATTTACTGGAACAGATGCACCGCTCAGCGTCGGCGGACGCCGGCCTCAACGTTCACAACA ATCCTTTCGCCTGTAACGACTGTCATCTCACCTGGTTGATCCGTGACAATCGACACCTACTGAGTCGCGTTCACGGTGGCAAGTGCTCCAACGGGACGCGGTTCGAGGACCTCAACCCCAAACATTATGACTATAATTGCCCATCATCTTAA
- the LOC124341383 gene encoding uncharacterized protein LOC124341383: MKSFVALSALVLAVCVVSSQGKSFGNKNVNKNVNDNSNSDFDFLSSFLDSMLSQQEKKGKAAKAAKAVPSVPNIASKSAVTTSTATTDESPASVIAVAISRSLPDTTTTAQQQQEDQQSFEVEIGLADDEFVGDISAFDDSEQEESAFSAAQLKFFQSLMGA, encoded by the exons ATGAAGTCCTTT GTTGCCCTTTCCGCCTTGGTCTTGGCCGTTTGCGTCGTGAGTAGCCAGGGCAAGTCTTTCGGCAACAAGAACGTCAACAAGAATGTCAACGACAATTCCAATAGCGATTTCGATTTCCTGTCCAGTTTTCTCGACTCCATGTTGAGCCAGCAGGAAAAGAAAGGCAAAGCGGCCAAAGCGGCTAAAGCTGTGCCATCTGTGCCTAATATTGCATCAAAATCTGCAGTTACAACATCAACGGCCACCACTGATGAATCACCAGCATCAGTTATTGCTGTCGCTATAAGCCGTTCTCTACccgacaccaccaccacagcccagcagcagcaagaagATCAACAATCTTTCGAAGTTGAAATAGGACTAGCCGACGACGAATTTGTCGGTGATATCTCGGCTTTTGATGATTCAGAACAGGAAGAATCAGCTTTTTCGGCTGCTCAGCTGAAATTCTTTCAATCCTTGATGGGGGCTTGA
- the LOC124341347 gene encoding hemoglobin and hemoglobin-haptoglobin-binding protein A-like, whose protein sequence is MKFSASAALILLACVVYVSAYGTHRPTTHRPTYYPTRPTYRPTHRPTHRPTHRPTHRPTYRPMKNLGNSNVNINNNDNKNSNVDIASLLSELFGGQEDEFPCTIGDLCYEKKNLIKSGAAAVGAKKAEEPTEKVAEKSAAPAAAPAAAPVAVPVVIPAAPAADVNFDQFANFADFQEPIFADSAEFDGSDDDFFA, encoded by the exons ATGAAGTTCTCG GCATCAGCAGCTTTGATCTTGCTAGCTTGCGTGGTCTACGTTTCCGCTTACGGGACCCATCGACCAACGACTCATCGTCCAACTTATTACCCAACCCGTCCAACTTACCGTCCCACTCACCGCCCTACTCACCGCCCAACCCATCGCCCCACTCACCGTCCAACCTATCGCCCAATGAAGAATCTCGGCAACTCCAAtgtcaacatcaacaacaacgacaacaaaaaCAGCAATGTTGACATCGCTTCGCTTTTATCCGAACTGTTCGGTGGCCAGGAGGATGAATTTCCTTGCACTATCGGTGACCTCTGTTACGAGAAAAAGAATCTGATCAAGTCgggcgctgctgctgtcggcGCTAAAAAGGCCGAGGAACCAACTGAAAAGGTCGCGGAAAAAAGCGCTGCCCCAGCCGCCGCTCCTGCCGCTGCTCCTGTCGCCGTTCCTGTTGTCATTCCTGCCGCTCCTGCTGCCGATGTCAACTTTGATCAGTTCGCCAACTTCGCAGATTTCCAAGAACCTATTTTTGCGGATTCTGCTGAATTTGATGGAAGTGACGATGACTTTTTTGCTTAA